The following proteins come from a genomic window of Megalobrama amblycephala isolate DHTTF-2021 linkage group LG1, ASM1881202v1, whole genome shotgun sequence:
- the LOC125277071 gene encoding ferritin, middle subunit-like has protein sequence MDSQIRQNYDRDCEALINKMVNLELYASYTYTSMAHYFKRDDVALPGFAKFFKENSEEEREHAEKFMEFQNKRGGRIVLQDVKKPERDEWDNGLVAMQAALQLEKNVNQALLDLHKVASEKGDPHLCDFLETHYLNEQVEAIKKLGDHITNLSKMDAGNNRMAEYLFDKHTLQS, from the exons ATGGATTCTCAGATTCGCCAGAACTACGACCGCGACTGCGAGGCTTTGATCAACAAGATGGTGAATCTGGAGCTTTACGCTTCCTACACTTACACTTCAATG GCTCACTACTTCAAACGGGATGATGTCGCACTTCCCGGTTTCGCCAAGTTCTTCAAGGAGAACAGCGAGGAGGAGCGCGAGCATGCCGAGAAATTCATGGAGTTCCAGAACAAGAGGGGTGGACGCATTGTCCTTCAGGACGTAAAG AAGCCTGAGCGCGATGAGTGGGACAATGGGCTGGTCGCTATGCAGGCTGCTCTTCAGCTGGAGAAGAACGTCAACCAGGCTCTGCTGGACCTGCATAAGGTCGCCTCTGAGAAGGGAGACCCTCAT CTGTGTGACTTTCTGGAGACTCACTACCTGAATGAGCAGGTTGAGGCCATCAAGAAGCTTGGTGACCACATCACCAACCTTTCCAAGATGGATGCTGGAAACAACAGGATGGCGGAGTACCTGTTTGACAAGCACACCCTGCAAAGCTAA